DNA sequence from the Nicotiana tomentosiformis chromosome 3, ASM39032v3, whole genome shotgun sequence genome:
TCCACTTCCGGAGAACAGGGAAAAAACATGAGTGAAAAAGGACAACGAAAACACCAAACACGTGATGAACGATTATAACTACGGTCGGTGAAGGAGCAAAAGTGAAGACAACATCTCGGCCTTAAAAATACTCGCCACGTTATTAGCCGAGTCCAAATTTTGACTTTCAGCTAGCTCATAAGCCACTACATACTACAACTCAGCAATGATTGGGACACATATGTCCTGATAACGAGGCTAAGTTTgtgcaatttccttgattattattctggccaaaaaaaagaagaagaagaagaagcagggGGAGGGTGCTGACTGCTGAGAACTGAGAAGTGAGAATTCACGGCGTTGACTCCAGAATTCTCCCTCCTTTTAATTCTCAGTTTGTTCGTTTTCTTGATCATTACCTGAATCTGCTACTTGGGCGTCTCAATTCTATGCCAATTCTGCTTTCTTTAGGTATTACAACGTGTTCAATTGCCCACTAGCCCTAAGGTAGATGGACCAATTCAGCTAATGTTTAATGTTGCAGAGCTAAAGCTGTTAATCTTTTTATTGCTCTTTCCATTTTCTCCTCTCTCTTTTCCCCCCCTAATCTATAGTTCATGTTACTGGGTACCAATGAAATGTGAAGAAGGCTCTTTATAGAATCAAATTCTTGTATTTTCAGCATTCTTGATACATGTACAACTTGCAtagttttaaatttatttttcggCACCAATTAGATACTCTTAGcatgatatgatatgatatgaatATCACTGTAGGAATAAGTCTCTTTTGTTTAGTTAGAGATAATTGTAAGATTCTCTAGTTTTAGCAAACTCCCAATTTAACTGTAAAGACAATTCGGTAATGTTGGAGTGAAATGAGCTCAATTGTAATTGGAGTGGATATAAAAAATTCATATAGCCAACCCCAACTAGCTTTCtcattttttcttttaaaaaagaaaaaaagaacccGACTTTTAACctagttgattgattgatattTGTTTATATGATTGTGAACTACTCATCTAAGTTGTGGGTCTTGTGGCATTTATGTTAAGACATCTTTGAACTTATAATCTGCTATCTTGACATTGCAGATTTTTTCCTTGCCTATGCTGGATATATATTCAAGGGCATTCTTTCTCAATGGTTTGATGCATAGGCTCTAAGTAATAATGTCAGTTCTCTGTGGTTTACCCCCTCTCCTTGAATGTGTGTACTGTGTAGCATGTGCCCGCTGGGCATGGAAGCGGTGCCTCCACAGTGCAGGGCATGACAGCGAAACTTGGGGCCTTGCCACAGCTGAAGAATTTGAACCTGTTCCTAGGCTCTGCCGATACATATTGGCCGTATACGAAGATGATCTTAGACAACCTCAGTGGGAACCACCTGAAGGATATGGAATTAATCCAGATTGCTTAATTGTGAAGAAAAACTATCCAGATACCGGTGGCCGAGTACCACCATATCTCTTATATCTGGATCATGAACATGCTGACATAGTTCTCGCTATTAGAGGTCTTGATTTGGCGAAGCATAGTGATTATGCAGTCTTGTTGGACAATAAGCTGGGTAAAAGGAAATATGACGGTGGATATGTTCACAATGGGTTATTAAAAGCGGCTGGATTGGTGTTAAATACAGAATGTGAAATCTTGAGGCAATTGCTGGGGAAATATCCAAACTATACCTTGACTTTCACTGGACATTCACTTGGGTCAGGTGTAGCAGCGTTATTAACAATGGTAGTAGCACAAAATCGTGACAGACTGGGCAATATTGACAGGAAAAGAATAAGGTGCTTTGCTATTGCACCAGCTAGATGTATGTCATTGAATCTGGCAGTGAGATATGCAGATGTCATCAACTCCATTGTGCTTCAGGCAAGTGTACTCTCCGTCCTTCTTACTAGGGGAAGTTGATTTATTGGCTTTCGAATCTGTACCTAGAAAGGAATGAGCTTCATTTATTATGGATAATGGTTGAGATGTTTACATTATTTTCCTTTCTCTATTTTGATGTCCATCATCAATATGTCTCTTGGATTTTTGGACTTCCTTTGATGTTTTTGTCCGATCGTGCTGGTTGCAAATTCTTTCAATCTAACTCcatcttcttttttcttaaatagGATGATTTCTTGCCACGTACAGCAACCCCCTTGGAAGACATATTCAAGTCACTATTCTGGTAAAAGATATTTGAATTTGATCTTCTACTTGCTTTCAAGAGTCCATTCCGTTATTTGTAATAAGAACTTCGGGTTCCTCGTCTATAACTCTCTTAAGAAGCATTAGATTGGTGGTTCCCCATCAACTAGGAAGATTGAGCTCTTCTTTTTGTTTCTGCTTTCAGTTTTTGTTCATCTCCTCTTCATTGTGTTTACCCCCAGTGGACTTAGTAAGACTTCCTGTTTGTGTGAAAATCCAATTTAATATTAAAAAGAGACAGAATCATGTTTTTGTAAAAGATAGGAAGGCACTACATAGTAGGGATGTGATTGTTCCTACATTAAGATGAGATTTCGTACGGCAGTCATTACGTGGAGGGTCCAATATTATTGATTCTTTTTTACATGCTGATGTTTACTATTCATGAGTAACCACATTTATTTTCATTTGCTTATTTATTTTTTGCAGTTTGCCATGCCTATTATGTCTGAGGTGCATGAGAGATACATGCATCTCAGAAGAGAAGATGCTCAAAGATCCACGCAGACTTTATGCCCCAGGTCGCCTTTACCACATTGTTGAGAGGAAACCTTTTAGGTATTTTCAGACTTAAGGATGTGCTACATGAAATTGTCTTGAGTCGTTTAAACACAACCCCATCAATTAAACAAGTTCTTTGATGTTGGTTCTGACGTTCTGTATAATAAGCCATTTATTGTACATTACAaatcaattttgttatgtttctgtTTTGAGTAAAAGCATCTAGTGCGGCAGGTTTGCCATAAAAACCACAATGTCGGTTTGCATACTGCATAGTACATGCAATCGATAAGGATACCATTTAGTCTGCAGTATTTTCTAGTCTACTATTAGGCAAATAATTTGAACTCTGATTCCTATACTACCATGACTGTCTGTCAAAACAGATGTGGACGATTTCCACCTGTTGTGAGGACTGCAGTTCCAGTGGATGGGAGATTTGAGCACATAGTTCTCTCTTGTAATGCTACTTCTGATCATGCAATTATCTGGATAGAGAGAGAAGCACGAAGGGCCCTCGAAGTAAGTTGTGTGCACTTTTGTCTATGACGATTGATGGATTGAGATATAATACCTAACAAATTGTTTTTTACACTTTATTTGATAAAAAAGAAATTGTCTTTGCACTTTACATCGTTGTAGCCGTAGTTTTACTTCTACTGTGCCTGCTCAGCTGTAGCCTATCTGGAATGAATTTTCAATAAATTCATGGTTTTTGCATATGCCTGCTGCTCTATGCAGTAGACACAATCACAGAAATAGAAATTTTACTGCTGCACTAACTTTGAATGTTGATGGTTCAAAGTTAAAACTAGTACGAACATGTTTTCACTCATGGGCTCTCCACCTTATTTCATTGATGGCGTTGTCTGTACCCAGTCCACCCTTGTGAGGCACTTATGATCTACTTTCATCATCAGTTAAGATAGTTTCAGTGGTAATTCTTCTTGTCACAAGTTCATCACTCTTGAGGGTGGTTGAATACGAAATGCAGCTCTATTGATAAAGAGTGGGTAAACTTTTTTATTGCACAAGTCGTCCATGCCTTTCACTTTATTAGTTATTTCAGCATCAAATAGAGAAACTTAAAGCAGAAAAGCGTGGTTGTGTCTATTGGTTCCTGTAGTCTGTGGATTGATGCATTCTTATAAGGGAAAAGGTTCAAATGTGTCCCTGTAGTATCCATAATTGCTCAACTTTTCCCGCGGCTAAACTTTTGGTCCATACATACCCTTGCTTTGCTGTTAGCAAGTATTTGCCCTTGCCATTAATAGAGATCCAGCGTGAAATGGGTGGAATCCACATGTACAAATTCTTCGAGAAAAAATGTCCAAATTTACCCCTCAACTTTTGACTATGGTTTAGTGCCCTCAAGTTGGAGCTTTCTTAGGGGGTTACGGGCAAAACGAGACTTTGACTTAACAGCAGGGGTAAAATTAGACCAAAAGTCTAATGGAGGGCAAAGTTGCTCAATTTCGGACAATATAGGGGCAAATTTGACCCTTATCCCTCCTATAATATGTATTGTTAATGTAGGCGCATTGAAGAATTTTTGCAACTTATATGCTCTTAGAAAATATTATCAACACCGAGTAGCTTGGCATTGATGCATAGCTTATTGATTGATTTATAACGTAATTAAATATTTATGGGAAGCTTTGGTAGTCATTCATTTAGCTTATGAAAATATTGTTGAATTCACTTTTGGGTAGTTGTTCGCGCTTGAAATATGAGGGTAATTTGGCTTGAACATACTTTAAATGAACGACCTGTATCTTGTGATGCTCTTATTTATCAGTTGGGAATTGGAATTCAATTGAATTGTAAAATGGATCTGCCACTCTATTCTATTGATGTGGTCCAAAAGAGTTCTTCTATGTA
Encoded proteins:
- the LOC104112611 gene encoding uncharacterized protein translates to MSVLCGLPPLLECVYCVACARWAWKRCLHSAGHDSETWGLATAEEFEPVPRLCRYILAVYEDDLRQPQWEPPEGYGINPDCLIVKKNYPDTGGRVPPYLLYLDHEHADIVLAIRGLDLAKHSDYAVLLDNKLGKRKYDGGYVHNGLLKAAGLVLNTECEILRQLLGKYPNYTLTFTGHSLGSGVAALLTMVVAQNRDRLGNIDRKRIRCFAIAPARCMSLNLAVRYADVINSIVLQDDFLPRTATPLEDIFKSLFCLPCLLCLRCMRDTCISEEKMLKDPRRLYAPGRLYHIVERKPFRCGRFPPVVRTAVPVDGRFEHIVLSCNATSDHAIIWIEREARRALELMEERDHAMEIPAKQKMERQQTLTREHGEEHKAALQRAVTLAVPHAFSPSHYGTFDGKEDEHSDKSVGDSSTGSSTKSKNKDNWEELIERLFEKDESGHMILKKPQ